The following proteins come from a genomic window of Erpetoichthys calabaricus chromosome 18, fErpCal1.3, whole genome shotgun sequence:
- the LOC114668900 gene encoding interleukin-5 receptor subunit alpha-like, which yields MPTVKGTPMMARIVLLVAVLWLSSLRACSAHQGHGQIAIRNLGCLVYALTSLNCSWSTDRNVSGDTNFTVWLRTPSSHFCSLQVKRAEDSFFCHFPRLTFESRDLKVNVIGSSDTFTVKEEGAVYQLLNILKPSPPCHVQAVRDGKNIEITWQEPLAEYGNLQQCMDYEIWSSYGYLMKVSSPKNLSVVIPVEDLSLPVAFRLLTRGHEECPSSGHPSEWSQWTATIYSEADDSERWKLWGLGVGLALSLVVCLIVIVLCVRFAVMDKIFPPIPDPKDKLKVFLETPDDPSSAWLMSIANEAEAKVLVVQ from the exons ATGCCAACCGTTAAAG GGACCCCCATGATGGCCAGGATTGTTCTCCTTGTGGCGGTTTTGTGGCTGTCTTCCCTCCGGGCTTGCAGTGCCCACCAAG GACATGGCCAGATTGCAATCCGGAACCTCGGATGCCTCGTTTACGCTCTGACGTCTTTGAACTGCTCCTGGTCGACGGACAGAAACGTATCTGGAGACACCAACTTCACGGTGTGGTTAAG gaCCCCCAGCTCCCATTTTTGCTCCCTCCAAGTCAAGAGAGCTGAAGATTCGTTTTTCTGCCACTTTCCTCGGTTGACATTTGAGAGCCGCGACCTAAAAGTGAACGTCATCGGCTCGAGTGACACGTTCACCGTTAAAGAAGAGGGAGCCGTTTATCAGCTGCTGAATATCC TGAAGCCAAGTCCTCCATGCCACGTTCAAGCAGTGAGAGACGGGAAGAACATCGAGATAACGTGGCAGGAACCCCTGGCTGAATACGGCAACCTGCAGCAGTGCATGGACTACGAAATCTGGAGCTCGTACGGCTACTTGATG AAAGTTTCTTCCCCCAAAAATTTGAGTGTCGTCATTCCAGTGGAGGACCTCAGCCTGCCAGTGGCATTTCGGCTGCTCACTCGAGGACATGAGGAGTGCCCATCCAGCGGGCACCCCAGTGAGTGGAGCCAATGGACTGCGACGATTTACTCGG AGGCGGACGATTCAGAGCGCTGGAAGCTGTGGGGTCTCGGCGTGGGCCTGGCGCTGTCCCTGGTGGTCTGCCTGATTGTCATCGTGTTGTGCGTCAG ATTTGCAGTGATGGACAAAATCTTTCCACCCATCCCTGACCCCAAAGACAAGCTGAAGGTGTTCCTGGAGACCCCCGATGACCCGTCCAGT GCTTGGCTCATGAGCATCGCCAATGAAGCGGAGGCCAAAGTCCTGGTGGTCCAGTGA